The Xyrauchen texanus isolate HMW12.3.18 chromosome 25, RBS_HiC_50CHRs, whole genome shotgun sequence genome includes the window TCCACAATATGCATCTTTATTACAGGTTTATCAACGTGCATTTGGGTAAAGACgagtttggaagatggatttttgttgcactctctcattaatacatttttaacaaaaaagttaCGTAATGTAGCTTTAAATAGAGATGTTTTATATAGAAAaccttatttattaataatatattattattattattattattatagtaaataTGACATTACGgtagtgatatttcagttttttattttatgcattcattttaattttatttattaataataatatattattattattattattattattattgtagtaaGTATTACATTATAgtattgaaatatttatttatgttatttttattttatgcattcatttaattcgagcttttattttgacagaaaacaGAGTGAAGCAATTTTAATTCCGGTGTGTTTTTGACGGTAGTTTCTCACCTTTGGATGAGCAGGTCattacatggcccagtgtgattattatatatgcagaatattgtaatagtctgtatgtgctgcacgctttAATGTGTAAGTGTTGCCTCTGTATATATTGATCTAAATAAATTGAAGCTCCGCTCCCTTGACGTACTGTGACACAATCGAGTCGATCACTTTCAAACTTGCATACATCTATTATGAAGGAGTTCACTATGGAAAACATGAATGAGAAATATACTTACAGAACCAAGACGACGGCACTGTTAAGCGCTCATAAAGTTACTGGACAGATCATACTTTAGATtttaccacccagaacacctaagCGTGCCGAGAAACCACCCAGCAACATGCTAATAACCGCTCAGAACGCACCATGGCAACATCTGCCTGCTAactctgtttgtgttctgatgTTGTTTTTCTTCAGGCTCACATCAGAGAAACTTCTGAAAGTGATTCAAGTCTTAATTATGACAAAGATCATCAAGTCAAACTTCTGCTTCTGTGCGTTGTGTTTGTCCCCTTTATATCGACGCCAATGTGCCAAGTTGGACGAGCCACAAAGAGACGGTGCAGGTCTGATCACCGCACGCAGATCTCAATGTGGGACAGGAgactgtggcagcagtgggaGAAAGTTGGGGAAAAAAGGACTAAAGTAGGtttgtctccacctctctcttcCTCGTCCTCATCGGTGTGGGTTTTTTTGGCTGGGTCACCGGAGTCCTCCGATTGGCCACAGCTAGCAGTTGGCGACGTGTGTTGGATTGAAGACGTTAACGAGGACAAACGCAAGCTTTGATGCGGTCCCCAGTGACTTAAACACAACCACCTTCATTAATTCACAGCGACGGTCCCAGCAGGTTCTAATTAACACACACTGTCTCACTCATTAAGTATTAATTGTGATGTTTCTAGGTGTTGGTTTCGGGCTCTTCCGTTGCCAAAGGCCTCGCTTACATTTTCAGAGTTTCTGCCcgcctcacacacactcagggtGGCATTAAGGGGTTGTTGCTGCAGGTTTTGCCCTCCTTTGGGACGGACTGTGAAGCACACATGCAATATTCTGATCCTGGagcagttttatcttctgttgttCACTTGGTAATCTGAGTTCACACAGGACAGACTGCTTCTAGATCAGTGTTTAAAAGCACAAGAAATTaccggttattggcaaaaatgagTGCCCGATTCTAGTATTGAGTATAATGTACCAAACACTGGCAAAGAGACTTTGACCATTGATccatttaatttgtatatttatatgtttacCACCTGGGCAGCGACATGTATGCGTGATGCACACAtgtgcatcccagatgtgtatgactttatttttctgcagaacacaagattTAAAGTggaatctgtaggtccataaaatgctagtcaacagggtccaaaaagcaaataaagcagcataaaagtcatccataagactccagtggtttaatccatgtcttcaggagtgatGTTATGGATGTGGGTGATTTCAGatgttattcactttcattgcatcttttgttcTCCATACAcctaaagtgaatagtgaccgagACTGTCATTGTGCATAACTATTACTTTTGTAGTTTGAACCATGTTTAAGCATGTGACCAGcatcatgtgatgtcactgtCCTCTGTGGGGACATTTTGAACACATAATGGTGACTGTCCTCTCTTTCTGTCAATATTTTAACTAAAATAGCATGTTGTGAAGGAGTATATTAACTGACAGTCAACTATGTTGAGTATATTGTTATGTGTGTAATATTTTTATGCttttaactaaaatatatattaaaatgtgagGTTAATCTGATGAATAAAATAACATGTGGTTGGTCAGACAAGTCCTGCCATGGAAATTATGAGTCAAAATGGGGAAATTGTTACCTGTCAACTAAGTTACTATATAGTGTCACCTCTTAAATAGTTGAAGTGACTCTTTAATAACACAGTTGAAGTGAATCTTCAGTAACGCAGTTGAAGTGACTCTTTAATAACACAGTTGAAGTGAATCTTCAGTAACACAGTTGAAGTGACTCTTCAATAACACAGTTGACCTGACTCTTTAATAACACAGTTGACCTGACTCTTTAATAACACAGTTGAAGTGACTCTTTAATAACACAGTTGAAGTGACTCTTCAGTAACACAGTTGAAGTGACTCTTCAATAACACAGTTGACCTGACTCTTTAATAACACAGTTGAAGTGACTCTTCAGTAACACAGTTGAAGTGACTCTTCAATAACACAGTTGACCTGACTCTTTAATAACACAGTTGACCTGACTCTTTAATAACACAGTTGACCTGACTCTTTAATAACACAGTTGAAGTGACTCTTTAATAACACAGTTGAAGTGACTCTTCAGTAACACAGTTGAAGTGACTCTTCAGTAACACAGTTGAAGTGACTCTTCAGTAACACAGTTGAAGTGACTCTTTAATAACACAGTTGAAGTGACTCTTTAATAACACAGTTGAAGTGACTCTTCAGTAACACAGTTGAAGTGACTCTTTAATAACACAGTTGAAGTGACTCTTTAATAACACAGTTGAAGTGACTCTTCAGTAACACAGTTGAAGTGACTCTTCAATAACACAGTTGACCTGACTCTTTAATAACACAGTTGACCTGACTCTTTAATAACACAGTTGAAGTGACTCTTTAATAACACAGTTGAAGTGACTCTTCAGTAACATAGTTGAAGTGACTCTTCAGTAACAGTTGAAGTGACTCTTTAATAACACAGTTGAAGTGACTCTTCAGTAACACAGTTGAAGTGACTCTTCAGTAACACAGTTGAAGTGACTCTTCAGTAACACAGTTGACCTGACTCTTTAATAACACAGTTGACCTGACTCTTTAATAACACAGTTGACCTGACTCTTTAATAACACAGTTGAAGTGACTCTTTAATAACACAGTTGAAGTGACTCTTCAGTAACATAGTTGAAGTGACTCTTCAGTAACAGTTGAAGTGACTCTTTAATAACACAGTTGAAGTGACTCTTCAGTAACACAGTTGAAGTGACTCTTCAGTAACATATTTGAAGTGACTCTTCAGTAACATAGTTGAAGTGACTCTTCAGTAACATAGTTGAAGTGACTCTTCAGTAACATATTTGAAGTGACTCTTCAGTAACACAGTTGAAGTGACTCTTCAGTAACATATTTGAAGTGACTCTTCAGTAACACAGTTGAAGTGACTCTTCAGTAACACAGTTGAAGTGACTCTTCAGTAACATAGTTGAAGTGACTCTTCAGTAACATATTTGAAGTGACTCTTCAGTAACATATTTGAAGTGACTCTTCAGTAACAGTTGAAGTGACTCTTCAGTAACAGTTGAAGTGACTCTTTAATAACACAGTTGAAGTGACTCTTCAGTAACATATTTGAAGTGACTCTTCAGTAACACAGTTGAAGTGACTCTTCAGTAACATAGTTGAAGTGACTCTTCAGTAACATAGTTGAAGTGACTCTTCAATAACACAGTTGAAGTGACTCTTCAGTAACATATTTGAAGTGACTCTTCAGTAACACAGTTGAAGTGACTCTTCAGTAACACAGTTGAAGTGACTCTTCAATAACAGTTGAAGTGACTCATAATCCTGTATGTGTAACTGAAGTTGTGTTTGCTCATACATGCGTGTGCATCATGTTGATCAGGGATTAAGGGAAAGTTCATTGATTTGACAGAATTAACTGCATATTGTTCCTTTGTAAGTTAAAACAGAGATCTTCTCATGTAAGTGGTGTCATTGTATTTTGTGAAATAAGCAACATATTGATATTAATTTAACCGTCAACagcttatttatttacatttcagatAGCAAGAATGCCGCTTCTGATATACTTTAATGTAAATTTAACATCCACAAAGGTTCGAGTTTTGCATAAAATTACAGTTTAATATCAATTTAAACCAATAGCTGTTTTATTGAGAAAGCACTTTTGTACTTTTTTGTTGATGTGAAATGTACCCCAGTTACAGAGTGAGCCATACATTAATGCATCAGGTATCATGAACGCAGaacaacatttttaacagcattGAGTAATCTTTGTCCATTTTCATTTATAACTTATTATTTATTGTCAAATTCTCTGTGTGTTATAAATGTTAATATCTCTATAAATCTTACAGCAAATCATTTAGAACTGCCGTTCTCTCGGTTATAAAATCAATAAGGACATAAAATGCTGGGATCAGCACTTTTGAAATCTTGTTTTTATGCGGTTTTGTCCCAAAGCTCTTTCCCTCTTGAGTATTTAACAATTCCTGTCATCTTTCAGGCTCTGTTTCCCTCTGGAGAACAGAAGCACTTCTGAGTGTGTACTCTACTAATACACCAGTTTCACCTCCTCAAGACAAAGAACAACTCTCGTCCAATCAAATGTCTTCTTTCAGAGGGGGTGGAGTTTTGTGGTTTAGATATTTtgtggaatatttaaatatgtttcgGGCCCTGAAGATCCCATCAGAGCATGTTCTGGAAGACTCCGGAGGAGAACCCAAAGTTTCAGATGTATGAACTGATCCAGGACGAGTGAGACAGATCCAGTTTAAGGGTACTGAGGTACCGGAACCGACCCGTCTGAGGAGATGAggacatggacacacacactccatcaggAGGTAACACACACCGCTGATTTAAGCGAGTGTTTTCTCTCGATATTTGGagaacatttttgtttgatttaaaaaattatttaaaacatgttcaaatcattttaagattttaagacatttcaatttcattacaaaattcagTCAAATTAAATTGAGAAATCTTTCATaaaactttcaaataaaatgttttttaatttaaattaaacattacacaGTTACATTTTATGAAACTttattatgaaactgaaatgtgtaaatctaaaaaataaggcttttatatatttatttatttatttatatatatttatttatttatatatatttatttatttatttatttattttaatgaacgTGTTCATCAAATTTGAagcttatttaaattaaataaacattataatacatttttattacattttatggtattttgttatgaaactgaaatgtgtaaatctaaaaaatatataagttttctattattattatattataataataataattattattatttagtgaaTCTGTTCATCAAATTTGAGCTTTGCTGTTGTTTgagttatttaattttaaagtaaataaatgtgCATATTGATCTTGATTAAAACAATCTGAAGTAGACGACATCtgtatttgttttgctttaatctcaaatttaattgtttatttgtttagttaTTGTTATTGTGGTGTTTCAATGCACTGCTGGTGTAAATGTATCAGATTTGATTTGTTGATTAATGTGAGATTGAGACACTGTTGCTGTTTTAAACGTTGTGTTTGCCAGACAGACGGGAATCAACAGAGTCATCTGAAGTTAAAGGAGGTACGGATGAAGAATTCATTCATTTCAGTGTCATTTCTGCATCATTTCATTAACTGGATTAAAACTGAATGCTTTTAACTCTTTACCATTTCATTGAGCTACAGTAACACATCTGTTATTATAATCACTGCAGAGAGACTCGTTGAAAATGTAACGATCAGTCTATAAACAACTAGagataatctgctgtttttaaATATAACGTTTCgcaaattacaattacaaaatgtattattgtaaaaaagattaacttattattaatattattgattatttatatattgataaatatatgtatatatatgtatcattatattattgttttacatatttactatttatataattatattacttatttttatataatatatttttattatgaattaATATTGTTgattatactataatatatttattatcaattcaattatttatattttatattataatgttttatgaattattatttattgtctattattattattattattgattatatattgataattatatgtatatatttattagatttttttacatatttactatttatataattatattagttatttttataaaatatatttattattaattattattgttaattatgCTATAATATATGAATTATCAATTTGATTATgtatattataattgttattatttattgtctattatgattatttatatattgataattatatgtattattagatttttttacatatttacaatttatataattacattacttatttttatataatatatttattattaattattattgttaattatactataatatattaaatatatataatggtttatgaattattatttattgtctattattattattattattattgatttattattgttcATAACCGAGTGTTGAGAAAATTGCAAGTATtatgaattaataatttaaaataatataaaataaatcctcAGCTTTAGTAATAGACTGAGATTTCCATAATCTCACTTTGATGCACAAACTTGTAAATCAACCAGTTTTATCATATTTAGCTTGTAAAGCTGTTTACTTTCACTGAAGGATGCGTTCACTTTTGCTAGATACTTTTTGCTCACCATTTTGATATGGCACATGTGATCTCCATGTAGTCTTTACATCCCTGCATATGAACAGAATAAATGataaaggacacacacacacacacatgatgttgACGGCATCATATAGTGACTTTGAGTTTGTTGTGTAGGTGATCAGCTGCACACAGTCAGACTGTCACTGTAAGTGTTTCCTGCCCGGACGGCATCACATCAGGTCATGTGATCGCTGCACGCACGGCTGGGTCGCCCACGGTATgacacgtgtttgtgtgtgtcattgtCTTCATCGGTGACTTAGTCCAATAAAGTAAAGTTGTCCATTACATGTCACGACTtctgaatgtatttttgtttctctgttgTGTAGCTGTTGGTGAGATGTGCAGTCCAGCTGCTGCCGTGTGTTCAGGGCAGGCGGAGATCGCTCAGAGTCACGTGGtgtttgacatcagcagtctgaTTCTGTACGGGACACAGGCACTTCCTGTGCAGATGAAGATCCTGCTGGACCGTCTGTTCagtgtgctcacacacacacaggtgctggACATCATACACACACTCGGCTGGACACTGCGGGACTATGTGAGAGGATATATGCTACAGGTAACACACACAAACCCTCTGAAAGTTCAGCAGCTAATTGCCCCTCCTACTTAGACTGGAAGAGATCATTTGATTGATATCCAGTGGGCTGTTCAGACCAAATGTGTTCTTGCGTTAAAATAGCTTTACCCAACACTTTAAACACAGTGTTTTTAAGAGTTGAATGCTTTAACTTTACAAGGGGTCTAAGAAACGTGGTGCTCATGCGTGAGATGCTTCATAAccgtcaaagatgtccgtctagtgcatgCTTACATAGAAGAACACTCAATATACAGACTTGAGCCCCACCAGCTGGTAGTCCTGCTGATCAACCATCTCggccagtttaaaccagctagaAACCACGTACAACCATCTGTAAACGCTTTCTTTCACCTGTTAGTTGTAATATGCACACGGATATGTAGAAGAGTTTGCACTCCTAAGATCATGTTATATTtcattaggggtcaagccccttgttttcttcttcttccgcTCTTGAGTAAACAGCAGCCCATAGAAGGACTtgtgggaaagttatgaaatttggcacaccggtagaggacagtctgatctgttaccacagcaaatttggcgtctctacctcaaaccctgtagcgccaccaactgcccaaatttgcactcatgtttatgtaaataacttttgaaccgtgaaTCCtagaaacaaaaattaaaagacaaataatgttttcctctgattccttggctcaagacGATTCGATTGCACACTATCACTATCACCTATTTTCCATCATTTTGCGCTTACGACAAAAAGTTAttaacagaattttgataaatcaTAAcgttttcgaatggcgcttcaacgaatttgGCGAAGAACACCCAAAAtgtaacttgaggctgtatctccactatgctttgagggattgggacaaaAGTTGGTACCTGtcattcattataatgcattacactctaaagTATGACTATAAACAGTggaagtgttataatgtattataactgtagttattattatttatgaggagttataacttattataaggtgtattatgagacattatgaattcattataatgcattacactctaaagtataactataaacagtggaagtgttataatgtattataactgtagttattattatttatgaggagttataacttattatgaggtgtattatgagacattatgaattcattataatgcattacactctaaagtataactataaacagtggaagtgttataatgtattataactgtagttattattgtttatgaggagttataacttattataaggtgtattatgagacattatgaattcattataatgcattacactctaaagtataactataaacAGTGGAAGTGTTATAATGtcttataactgtagttattattgtttatgaggagttataacttattataaggtgtattatgagacattatgaattaattataatgcattacactctaaagtataactatgaacagaggaagtgttataatgtattataactgtagttattattatttatgagaagttataacttattataaggtgtattatgagacattatgaattcattataatgcattacactctaaagtataactataaacagtggaagtgttataatgtattataactgtagttattattatttatgaggagttataacttattatgaggtgtattatgagacattatgaattaattataatgcattacactctaaagtataactataaacagtggaagtgttataatgtattataactgtagttattattatttatgagaagttataacttattataaggtgtattatgagacattatgaattcattataatgcattacactctaaagtataactataaacagtggaagtgttataatgtattataactgtagttattattgtttatgaggagttataacttattataaggtgtattatgagacattatgaattcattataatgcattacactctaaagtataactataaacagggaagtgttataatgtattataactgtagttattattgtttatgaggagttataacttattataaggtgtattatgagacattatgaattaattataatgcattacactctaaagtataactataaacagtggaagtgttataatgtattataactgtagttattattgtttatgaggagttataacttattataaggtgtattatgagacattatgaattcattataatgcattacactctaaagtataactataaacagggaagtgttataatgtattataactgtagttattattgtttatgaggagttataacttattataaggtgtattatgagacattatgaattaattataatgcattacactctaaagtataactataaacAGGGAAGTGTTATAATGCTGctataactgtagttattattatttatgagaagttataacttattataaggtgtgttatgagacattatgaattcattataatCGCTACACTCTAAAGTATAAATATAAACAGAAgaagtgttataatgtattataactgtagttattattatttatgaggagttataacttattataaggtgtattatgagacattatgaattcattataatgcattacactctaaagtataactataaacaggagaagtgttataatgtattataactgtagttattattatttatgagaagttataacttattataaggcgtattatgagacattatgaattcattataatgcattacaatgcattataaatatgggcttcaaagAAAGTCCTGTCTGAAATATTATATCATTTATGTTTAGGACTCCATGGGGACTGTTCTGGATCGTTGGGTGACCATGACCCCAGATGATGAGGTCGTGACCCTGCAGCAGTTTTTGCGTTTTGGGGAAACAAAATCCATCGTGGAGCTCATGGTTGTTGCGAAACAGCAGATCCACCTGGAAACTCCAGACCGAGTCTCTAAAACAGCCGGTACTGATTCTGATATCTGCACTTACGCTGAGAGCAACAGACTCCATCGCAGTTCCACGTTTAAGCCGAGAAATCAATCGCCCTCCAGCTTGCAGCACTTCAAGAATCTTCCAGGAGAAAATCTAGCGTTCCTCCAACCGTTTCACTACATCAGTCCGTCGACAACCCCTCTGTTTCAATCCCGACAAACTCTCCCTGTGGAACATCATCCCACAACCCAACAACTGCAACGCCTTGGACGGCTGACACCAGAGCTCAGAGGAGACAACACGCCAAGAATCAGAAACAGAGGATCTAAATGGAATTCCAACAAAACCTTCGCCAGGTCACCAAAATGCTCCCTATGGCTGACCATCGAAGTTGGCGTACCTCAACACTGAAGTTCAATTGTTGAAAGTCGACTCCTCAGTCCCTGATTCTTCCTCTTCGGTCACGCAGGAACGCCGTCCAGGATCGTCCTTGAGCAAGGGTCGCGTGAGCTGCAACACGTGCGCTAAGACGTTTTACGACAAAGGAACACTGAAGATCCACTTCAACGCCGTACACTTGAAGATTAAACACTGCTGTACCATCAAGGCTGTAACATGATGTTCAGTTCTCTGCGCAGTCGAAACAGACACAGCGCAAACCCAAACCCACGGTTACACGCTTCGGCGCAGCACCCAACGCAGTTGTCCATCCAGCCCAGACGTAGTGAGATGTTCGTCGCTCAACCCTTTATGAACACCACTCCACCTGTTTCCATGTCAACACGCCTTTTGGTTTCCACAGCAAACAACAACACTGTAATGACTGACCAACTAAA containing:
- the LOC127618919 gene encoding zinc finger protein basonuclin-2, with amino-acid sequence MFRALKIPSEHVLEDSGGEPKVSDVISCTQSDCHCKCFLPGRHHIRSCDRCTHGWVAHGMTRVCVCHCLHPGQAEIAQSHVVFDISSLILYGTQALPVQMKILLDRLFSVLTHTQVLDIIHTLGWTLRDYVRGYMLQDSMGTVLDRWVTMTPDDEVVTLQQFLRFGETKSIVELMVVAKQQIHLETPDRVSKTAGTDSDICTYAESNRLHRSSTFKPRNQSPSSLQHFKNLPGENLAFLQPFHYISPSTTPLFQSRQTLPVEHHPTTQQLQRLGRLTPELRGDNTPRIRNRGSKWNSNKTFARSPKCSLWLTIEVGVPQH